In one Salvelinus namaycush isolate Seneca unplaced genomic scaffold, SaNama_1.0 Scaffold364, whole genome shotgun sequence genomic region, the following are encoded:
- the LOC120040580 gene encoding gastrula zinc finger protein XlCGF17.1-like translates to MQHHCSQCNMSFKWLWKLKEHERKHTGEKPFQCSQCGNKFSRSHDLKSHERTHTGEKPHNCSQCGKLFSHLGNLNKHKRIHSGEKPYPCSHCGKNFRLSGNLKTHERTHTGEKPYHCSLCGKDFTKLGNLKDHEKKHTGEKPYHCSNCGKRFSTSSDLRKHEMTHTGEKSYHCSQCGNSFLRSHDLKSHERTHTGEKPHSCSQCGKCFLHLGNLNKHKKIHSGEKPYPCSHCGKFFRSLDNKREHEKTHIGKKLHHCALCGKRYSRSHDLKSHKRKHTGEENTQLHTKGKNHTIGPSEERIVRS, encoded by the coding sequence AtgcaacaccactgctcccagtgtaatATGAGTTTTAAGTGGTTATGGAAGCTGAAAGAGCATGAAAggaaacacacaggagaaaagcccttccaatgctcccagtgtggaaataaATTCTCACGATCACATGACCTAAAATCACAtgagcggacacacacaggggaaaaacCACACAAttgctcacagtgtggaaagcTTTTTTCCCATTTAGGGAACCTGAACAAACATAAGAGAATAcactctggagagaagccttacccctgttcccattgtggaaagaatTTTAGGTTGTCAGGTAACCTGAAAACGcacgagaggacacacacaggggagaaaccttaccattgctccctgtgtggaaaggattttaccaagttagggaacctgaaagatCATGAGAagaaacacacaggagaaaagccttaccactgctccaaTTGTGGAAAGAGATTTTCAACATCATCGGACTTAAGAAAGCATGAGATGACgcacacaggggagaagtctTACCattgctctcagtgtggaaatagTTTCTTACGATCACATGACCTAAAATCACAtgagcggacacacacaggggaaaaacCACACAgttgttcccagtgtggaaagtgttttttgCATTTAGGGAACCTGAACAAACATAAGAAAATACACtctggggagaagccttacccctGTTCCCATTGTGGAAAATTCTTTAGGTCGTTAGATAACAAGAGGGAGCATGAGAAGACACACATAGGTAAGAAGCTTCACCATTGCGCCTTGTGCGGAAAGAGATATTCACGATCACATGACCTAAAATCACATAAAAGAAAACACACAGGCGAAGAAAACACACAATTACACACCAAGGGGAAAAATCACACAATTGGTCCCAGTGAGGAAAGAATTGTACGCAGTTAG